GGACGGCGAATCAGAGGCCAGCGACGTGGCCGCGGCGGTTCGGTGTTCCGAGCACCCTCGCACCGGTACAAGGCGGAGCTCTCCCACCGGAAGGCCGAGGACGACGACCTGCTTCGGGGGACCGTGGTCGGCATCGAGCACGACCCCGCACGCAGCGCGCCCGTCGCGGACGTCGAGTTCGACGACGGCGACCGTCGTCTCGTGCTCGTCCCCGAGGGGATCAGCACGGGCGAGGAGATCCAGATCGGGATCTCGGCGGAGATCAAGGCCGGCAACACGCTGCCGCTGGCGGAGATCCCCGAGGGCGTCCCGGTCTGTAACGTCGAATCGAAGCCCGGCGACGGCGGTCGGTTCGCACGGGCCAGCGGCGTCAACGCGACGCTCATCACCCACGACCGCGACGCCGCGGTCGTCCAGCTCCCCAGCGGCGAGGTCAAGCGGCTCTCGCCCGACTGCCGGGCGACGATCGGCGTGGTCGCGGGTGGCGGCCGGACCGAGAAGCCGATGGTCAAGGCCGGGAGCAAGCATCACAAGATGAAGTCGCGCGGGACCAAGTGGCCCCGCGTGCGCGGCGTCGCGATGAACGCCGTCGACCACCCGTTCGGCGGCGGCGGCCGCCAGCACCCCGGCAAACCCAAGAGCGTCTCGCGGGACGCGCCGCCGGGACGGAAGGTCGGCGACATCTCGTCGCGACGCACCGGCAGAGGTGGGAACAAATGACTACCATCGGACGCGTTGCGCCCGATAGCGTCATTCGGTTCACCGGAGGTAGCAACGAATGAGTTCGTCAGATTACAGAACCGGCCAGGAGGGCGAGTTCACCTTCCGTGGTCACACGCTCGAGGAGCTGCAGGCAATGGAGCTCGAGGAAGTCGCGGAACTGCTGCCCGCCCGCCAGCGGCGGAGCATCGAACGCGGCCTCTCGATCGAGAAGCAGAAACTGCTCGAGAAGGCCGAGGAGCGGGGCCCCGAGGAGACGGCGAACGACCCGATCCGCACGCACCTGCGTGACGTGCCGATCGTGCCGGCGTTCGTCAACCTGACCTTCGAGGTCTACAACGGCCAGGAGTTCGAGCGCGTCCGGGTCGAACCCGAGATGCTCGGACATTACCTCGGCGAGTTCCAGCTCACGCGCCAGTCCGTCGAACACGGGCAGGCCGGGATCGGCGCGACCCGTTCCTCGAAGTTCGTGCCACTGAAATGAGGTGACCAGTATGGGAATCAGCTACAGCGTGGACGCGGATCCGGAGACGACGGCGAAAGCCATGCTTCGGGAGCGTCCCATGAGCCACAAGCACAGCAAGGAGGTCGCACGCGAGATCAAGGGCAAGACCGCCGGCGAGGCCATCGAGTACCTCGAAGCGGTCGTCGCCGAGGAGCGGTCGGTGCCCTTCAAATCGCACAACTCGAACGTCGGCCACCGAAACGACATCGACGGCTGGGACGCCGGGCGCTACCCGAACAAGGTCTCGAAGGCGTTCATCGAGCTGCTCGAGAACGCCGTCGGGAACGCCGATCACCAGGGCTTCGACGGCGAGGCGATGGAGATCATGCACGTCGCCGCCCACAAGGTCGGCGAGTCGCCCGGCCGGAAGCCCCGAGCGATGGGCCGCGCAACGGCGTGGAACACCCCGGAGGTCGACGTCGAACTGATCCTCGAAGACCCGGAGGAGGACAACTAATGGCAGACGAACACCAGTTCATCGAAAACGGGATGCAGCGCTCCCAGATCGACGAGTTCTTCGCGACCGAGCTCGAGCGCGCCGGCTACGGCGGCATGGAGGTCGCGAAGACCCCGATGGGAACCCAGATCGTCCTCAAGGCCGAGAAGCCCGGCATGGTGATCGGCAAGGGCGGGAAGAACATCCGGAAGGTCACGACCCAGCTCGAGGAGCGGTTCGACCTCGACGACCCCCAGATCGACGTTCAGGAGGTCGACGAGCCCGATCTGAACGCCCAGATCGTCGCCGACCGGCTCGGGAACGCCCTCGAACGAGGGTGGTACTTCCGGAAGGCCGGCCACACGACGATCGACCGGATCATGGACGCCGGCGCGCTCGGCGCCGAGATCGTCCTGTCGGGCAAAGTCACGGGCGCGCGCTCGCGCGTCGAGAAGTTCAACCGTGGCTACATCAAGCACAACGGCGAGCCCGCCCAGGAGATCGTCGACCACGGGCAGGGCACCGCCGTGATGAAGCTCGGCACGATCGGCGTCGACGTCAAGATCATCCCGCCGGGCGCACGACTGCCCGACGACTTCGAGATCCACGAGGACGCCGACGTCGAGGACCTGATCGCCGACACCGCCGACACCGACGAGGGCGTCGAGGAGCTCCTCGACGACGTCGCCGACGAGGTGCCCGAGGAGGAGCAGGTCGCCGAGACGGCCGACGCCGACGGCGAGGTCGAGGCCCCCGAGATCGACGAGGAGGTCGTCGAGGAGGAGCCCGTCGACGAGGAGATCGTCGAGGAGGTCAGCGAGGAGATCGAGGAAGAGGACGCGGCCGACGCCGAGGAGAGCGAACTCGACGAGGACATCGAGTCCGAGGCCGCCGACCTGGTCGCGGAGATGGAAGCCGAGGAGGACGATAGCTGATGGCGATCCTCCACACCGACGAGATCCGCGACATGACGCCCGCCGAGCGCGAGGCCGAAGTCGAGGAGCTCGAGACGGAGCTGCTGAACATGAAGGCCGTCAAGGCCGCGGGTGGCGCACCCGAGAACCCCGGACGGATCGGGGAGCTGAAACGCACGATCGCCCGCGTCAAGACGATCCGACGCGAGGAAGGCGATCTCGAGGACGAGGAGTAACGAACCAATGGCACTCACACCCGAGACGATCGCGCGACACGAGCTCAACGGCCTGTGCGTACGGGTCGTTGCCGCCGACAGTCCCGACTCCGTCGGGATCGCCGGCCGTGTCGTCCAGGAGAGCGAGAAGACCCTCGTGATCCGCGACGCTCGGGACAAGCGAGTGCCGAAATCGGGCACGACGTTCGAGTTCCGACTCGACGCCACAGATGAAGCCGCGGGTCCCCGCAAGGGGGCCGGGACCGCCGGGAAACACGACTGCGACCCGGCGGCCTACGTTACGGTGGATGGCGACAGACTGCTCTCACGACCCGCCCGACGCACCGAAACCACAGGTGATTCACCATGGCGATAGGATTAGACGTAGAAACACCACCAGAACCGGACGATCCGGACTATGATTACGAGAAGTGTCCGTTCTACGGCGAGCTCCCCGTTCGAGGTCAGGTCCTCGAGGGGATCGTCGCGAGCGCGGACATGGACAAGACCGTGATCGTCGAGCGAGAGTACGACGTCTTTGTGCCGAAATACGATCGGTACATGAAGCGTCGATCGCGCGTCCCGGCCCACGTGCCGGGCGTGCTCGATCACGTCTCGGTCGGCGATCGCGTGAAGATAGCAGAGACACGACCCCTCTCGAAGACCAAGAGCCACGTGCTCGTCGAGGTCACCGAGGACGAGCTCGAGCTCGGCCCCGTCGACCCGACTGAGGCGGCCGACGAGGCCGAAGGCGACGTCGAAGGGGACGTAACCACCGAAGCACAAGCGGGTGAGCAGTGATGGAGGCGCTGAAGGCCGACGTCACGAAGGGCCTCTCGAAGGGCGCGCTCATCAACTGTGCGGACAACAGCGGCGCCCGCGAGCTGAAGCTGCTCAGCGTCTCGGGCTACTCGGGCGTGAAGAACCGCCAGCCCCAGGCCGGCGTCGGTGACAAGGTCACCGTCTCGGTCACGAAGGGGACCCCCGAGATGCGCCGCCAGATCCTCGAGGCGATCGTCATCCGCCAGCGGAAATCGATCCGCCGGCCCGACGGCACGCGCGTGAAGTTCGAGGACAACGCGGCCGTCATCGTCGACGACGCGGAGGACCCCCGCGGGACGGAGATCAAGGGGCCGATCGCGCGCGAGGTCGCAGAACGCTTCGGAAGCGTCGCCAGCACGGCGACGATGATCGTATAGAACCATGAGCAAGCAACCACGCAAACAGCGAAACGACGCACAGAACGCGCCGCTGCACGAGCGACACAAGCAGCTGCACGCGACGCTCGACGGCGAGCTCCGCGAGGAGCACGAGACCCGTCGGGCCCGCGTCAACGTCGGCGACACCGTCGAGGTCATGCGCGGCGACTTCGCCGGCGAGACCGGCGAGGTCGTCGGCGTCGACCTCAAACGCGAGGTCGTCCACGTCGAGGACTGCGTCGTCGAGAAGGCGGACGGCGAGGAAGTGCCCCGGCCGCTCGAGGCGAGCAACCTCCGGATCACGGCGC
The sequence above is a segment of the Halalkalicoccus tibetensis genome. Coding sequences within it:
- a CDS encoding 50S ribosomal protein L2, translated to MGRRIRGQRRGRGGSVFRAPSHRYKAELSHRKAEDDDLLRGTVVGIEHDPARSAPVADVEFDDGDRRLVLVPEGISTGEEIQIGISAEIKAGNTLPLAEIPEGVPVCNVESKPGDGGRFARASGVNATLITHDRDAAVVQLPSGEVKRLSPDCRATIGVVAGGGRTEKPMVKAGSKHHKMKSRGTKWPRVRGVAMNAVDHPFGGGGRQHPGKPKSVSRDAPPGRKVGDISSRRTGRGGNK
- a CDS encoding 30S ribosomal protein S19; protein product: MSSSDYRTGQEGEFTFRGHTLEELQAMELEEVAELLPARQRRSIERGLSIEKQKLLEKAEERGPEETANDPIRTHLRDVPIVPAFVNLTFEVYNGQEFERVRVEPEMLGHYLGEFQLTRQSVEHGQAGIGATRSSKFVPLK
- a CDS encoding 50S ribosomal protein L22 encodes the protein MGISYSVDADPETTAKAMLRERPMSHKHSKEVAREIKGKTAGEAIEYLEAVVAEERSVPFKSHNSNVGHRNDIDGWDAGRYPNKVSKAFIELLENAVGNADHQGFDGEAMEIMHVAAHKVGESPGRKPRAMGRATAWNTPEVDVELILEDPEEDN
- a CDS encoding 30S ribosomal protein S3; translation: MADEHQFIENGMQRSQIDEFFATELERAGYGGMEVAKTPMGTQIVLKAEKPGMVIGKGGKNIRKVTTQLEERFDLDDPQIDVQEVDEPDLNAQIVADRLGNALERGWYFRKAGHTTIDRIMDAGALGAEIVLSGKVTGARSRVEKFNRGYIKHNGEPAQEIVDHGQGTAVMKLGTIGVDVKIIPPGARLPDDFEIHEDADVEDLIADTADTDEGVEELLDDVADEVPEEEQVAETADADGEVEAPEIDEEVVEEEPVDEEIVEEVSEEIEEEDAADAEESELDEDIESEAADLVAEMEAEEDDS
- the rpmC gene encoding 50S ribosomal protein L29, which gives rise to MAILHTDEIRDMTPAEREAEVEELETELLNMKAVKAAGGAPENPGRIGELKRTIARVKTIRREEGDLEDEE
- a CDS encoding ribonuclease P protein component 1; this encodes MALTPETIARHELNGLCVRVVAADSPDSVGIAGRVVQESEKTLVIRDARDKRVPKSGTTFEFRLDATDEAAGPRKGAGTAGKHDCDPAAYVTVDGDRLLSRPARRTETTGDSPWR
- a CDS encoding 30S ribosomal protein S17 encodes the protein MAIGLDVETPPEPDDPDYDYEKCPFYGELPVRGQVLEGIVASADMDKTVIVEREYDVFVPKYDRYMKRRSRVPAHVPGVLDHVSVGDRVKIAETRPLSKTKSHVLVEVTEDELELGPVDPTEAADEAEGDVEGDVTTEAQAGEQ
- a CDS encoding 50S ribosomal protein L14 — protein: MEALKADVTKGLSKGALINCADNSGARELKLLSVSGYSGVKNRQPQAGVGDKVTVSVTKGTPEMRRQILEAIVIRQRKSIRRPDGTRVKFEDNAAVIVDDAEDPRGTEIKGPIAREVAERFGSVASTATMIV
- the rplX gene encoding 50S ribosomal protein L24; this translates as MSKQPRKQRNDAQNAPLHERHKQLHATLDGELREEHETRRARVNVGDTVEVMRGDFAGETGEVVGVDLKREVVHVEDCVVEKADGEEVPRPLEASNLRITALDLEDEVREARLSGDSE